Part of the Caldibacillus debilis DSM 16016 genome, AAAAGGGGGGAAAAAGATGGCCACTCCTGTTTCCGTCAACGAAAAAAAGGAGTTTATCCGATGGTTTTTGAACAATTATCAATTGAAAAAGCGGGAATGCGTCTGGATCCTGAATTATTTGATGAGCCATGACCTTTTGATGGAAAAGGTCCATTTCGTGGAACATGCCCAGTTTTGCCCGAGGGGAATGATCATGTCCACCGTCTGTGTGGACGACGTGCCGTTCCGGTTTTACAAGGAATCGGTCATGACCACGGACGCGGAAAAATCCTTCCATGACATCCGCCTGAACCGGAACGAGGATATTTACATCCAGCTGAATTTTAAAGAGATGCATCAATCCCACCGATATGCGGCCGTATTGGAAGAAAATCCGTACGTGCCGGATATCCTGTACATTACGGAACAGGACAGGGAACTGGCCGAGAAATTTTTGCAGGCTTCCCGGGAAAACTTTTTAAGGGAAAGGCTGAAAAGGGAAATCGACGCAGCGCTTGACCGGGGAGACAAGGAATTGTTTATGGAACTGACGGAGCAGCTGAAATCGATCAATCCGGATGGATGAATGGAAGTGCCGACAAAGCGGGGCACTTTTTCTTTTTTTGGGAGGGGGCGCCCCGGGGAAAAGGCATGCCGGAAATGTTCACAAATTATTCAATATTATTTTCTTTTCTTTCCATGATGAACGGTCTCCATTTCATGTATAATTTATGATTAGAATGATTATTTTTTAAAAAAGAAAATGATTTCGGCTTCTCTCAGGAGGTGACGGCCTATTGCGATGGACGGCGAAAGACGCGGCCTTGTTTGCCGGCGAAAGGAAATACGTGGATACGCTCCTGATCCCGTTTGTGCCGGTAACTTTCGGGGAGGGCGCCAAGGAAGCGGCGAATTCCGGAGAGTTTGTGGAAATTCTCGGCCATCTTTTGGAAAAGCAGTTTAAGGGAAGGGTGTTGCTGCTTCCGCCGTATACATATTTTGCGGAATTTTCCGGGGAAAAAAGGCGCCGCCTGCTTGACGAATGGCTCCATCCCGTCCGCGAGGCGGATTTCCGTTTCGTATTCTTCCTTTCTTCCGACCGGAGCTGGAAGGAGTTGCTTTCGGACGAGGACGGGGAATTTCTCTGGGTTCCTTCGGTACCCCTCGAGCATTTGGATGAACAAAACAAGCGGGCCATAATGGAAAACCAGGCCGGGCAACTATTAAATATTTTTGTAGAAAAATGGCAGAAAGCGGAAATTTCATCATGATGGAAGGTTGAAAAAATTCCTTCCCTTTATATATTGGCGGTTTTTTATCATAAAAACGGTTATTATATTGACCAAGCCATTTGAATGATTTATCATGATAATGTCTTGTTTCGTCTGAATCGATTTTTTTTGACAGGTTAGGGGGGAAAAGGATGAGTAAACAACGGGTGACGAGACGGCAATTTTTGACCTATACATTGATGGGTGTGGGAGGCTTCATGGCTGCCGGAACGGTGATGCCGATGCTCCGTTTTGCCGTCGATCCGGTTCTGGAGGCGAAAAAGGGCGGCGATTTTATCGCCACGAATGTGAAAGTGGATGAATTGACCAGCGAACCGGTCCGCGTTGATTTCAAATATAAGCAGGTGGACGGCTGGTATGAATCGGAAGTGACGCAAACGGCATGGGTATATAAGGACGAAAAAGGCGATATCGTCGCGTTGTCCCCCGTTTGCAAACATTTGGGCTGCACCGTGAACTGGAACGGAAGCCCGAAGCATCCGAACATGTTCTTTTGCCCGTGCCATAACGGGCTGTACGAAAAGGACGGAAAAAACGTTCCCAACACGCCGCCGACGAAACCGTTGGACATATTCGATTATCAAGTCAAAGACGGGTATTTGTACTTGAGCATGCGAGCGAAAGAAAGAGGGGGGGCGTAATACTTGCTAAACAAGATTTATGATTGGATCGATGAACGCCTGGACATCACGCCGATCTGGCGGGACATCGCCGACCATGAAGTTCCGGAACATGTAAACCCCGCCCACCATTTTTCCGCTTTCGTCTACTGTTTCGGCGGGCTGACCTTTTTTGTCGTCGTCATTCAAATCCTGTCCGGAATGTTTTTGGCGATGTATTATGTTCCGGATATTAAAAACGCCTGGGAATCGGTCTATTATCTGCAATATGAAGTGGCTTTCGGGCAAATCGTCCGGGGCATGCACCATTGGGGCGCCAGCATCGTGATCGTCATGATGTTTTTACATACGCTGCGCGTGTTTTTCCAAGGCGCGTATAAAAAGCCGAGGGAGCTTAACTGGATCGTCGGGGTCTGCATCTTTGCCGTCATGCTCGGTTTGGGTCTGACCGGCTATCTCTTGCCCTGGGACATGAAGGCCCTGTTTGCGACGAAGGTTACGCTGAATATCGTGGAATCGGTTCCGCTGATCGGTCCGTGGCTGAAAACGCTGCTTGCGGGCGACCCGTACATTACCGGTGCACAAACGCTGGCGAGATTTTTCGCCATTCACGTATTTTTCCTCCCTGCGGCATTGCTGCTTTTGATCGGGATCCACTTCATCCTGATCCGGAGACAGGGGATTTCCGGTCCGCTGTAAAATTGGCCTGAAAAAGGAGGGGATGCTTCATGAAGCGAGGAAAAGGAATGAAATTCGTCGGCGATTCCCGGATTCCGGCCGAGCGGAAACCGAACATTCCGAAGGATTATTCGGAATATCCCGGCAAGACCGAGGCCTTTTATCCCGACTTTCTTTTGAAGGAATGGCTGGTCGGGGCCGTCTTTTTGGTCGGTTTCCTGTGCCTGACCATCGTTGAGGAGCCGCCTCTGGAAAGGATCGCCGATCCGACGGACACGTCCTATACGCCGATGCCTGACTGGTATTTCCTGTTTCTGTACCAACTGCTGAAATATTCCTACGCATCCGGAAAATATGTGCTGCTCGGGACGATTGTCATACCCGGCTTGGCTTTCCTGGCCCTTCTGCTTGCGCCCTTTTTGGACCGCGGCCCGAAACGCCGGCCGAGCCAGCGCCCCTTTGCCACCGGTTTCATGCTGTTGACGATCGCCCTCATTTTTTATCTGACATGGGAAGCCGTCGAACAGCATGACTGGGAAGCGGCAAGAAAACAAGGCGAAATCCGCACCCAGGTGGAAGTGGATAAAACGGCGGAAGGCTACAAGATTTACCAGGAGCAGGGATGTATCAGCTGCCACGGGGAAAACCTTGAAGGAAGAGGTTCCAATCCCG contains:
- a CDS encoding menaquinol-cytochrome c reductase cytochrome b/c subunit; translated protein: MKRGKGMKFVGDSRIPAERKPNIPKDYSEYPGKTEAFYPDFLLKEWLVGAVFLVGFLCLTIVEEPPLERIADPTDTSYTPMPDWYFLFLYQLLKYSYASGKYVLLGTIVIPGLAFLALLLAPFLDRGPKRRPSQRPFATGFMLLTIALIFYLTWEAVEQHDWEAARKQGEIRTQVEVDKTAEGYKIYQEQGCISCHGENLEGRGSNPALVGTEKSVDEIKDIAKNGIGSMPPGIFKGTDEELQKLAEYIKSIEAE
- a CDS encoding YpiF family protein, with amino-acid sequence MRWTAKDAALFAGERKYVDTLLIPFVPVTFGEGAKEAANSGEFVEILGHLLEKQFKGRVLLLPPYTYFAEFSGEKRRRLLDEWLHPVREADFRFVFFLSSDRSWKELLSDEDGEFLWVPSVPLEHLDEQNKRAIMENQAGQLLNIFVEKWQKAEISS
- the qcrB gene encoding menaquinol-cytochrome c reductase cytochrome b subunit, yielding MLNKIYDWIDERLDITPIWRDIADHEVPEHVNPAHHFSAFVYCFGGLTFFVVVIQILSGMFLAMYYVPDIKNAWESVYYLQYEVAFGQIVRGMHHWGASIVIVMMFLHTLRVFFQGAYKKPRELNWIVGVCIFAVMLGLGLTGYLLPWDMKALFATKVTLNIVESVPLIGPWLKTLLAGDPYITGAQTLARFFAIHVFFLPAALLLLIGIHFILIRRQGISGPL
- a CDS encoding QcrA and Rieske domain-containing protein, giving the protein MSKQRVTRRQFLTYTLMGVGGFMAAGTVMPMLRFAVDPVLEAKKGGDFIATNVKVDELTSEPVRVDFKYKQVDGWYESEVTQTAWVYKDEKGDIVALSPVCKHLGCTVNWNGSPKHPNMFFCPCHNGLYEKDGKNVPNTPPTKPLDIFDYQVKDGYLYLSMRAKERGGA
- a CDS encoding ReoY family proteolytic degradation factor; protein product: MATPVSVNEKKEFIRWFLNNYQLKKRECVWILNYLMSHDLLMEKVHFVEHAQFCPRGMIMSTVCVDDVPFRFYKESVMTTDAEKSFHDIRLNRNEDIYIQLNFKEMHQSHRYAAVLEENPYVPDILYITEQDRELAEKFLQASRENFLRERLKREIDAALDRGDKELFMELTEQLKSINPDG